A genomic stretch from Paraburkholderia dioscoreae includes:
- a CDS encoding LysR substrate-binding domain-containing protein, which produces MLDLELLNTLICVVDEGSFTRAGERVHRTQSTVSQQVRKLEELVGRTLLLRDRTGNQVTATEHGELLAQYARRLLALAQEAQDALVSDVELTPVRIGVPEDFDARRMSAMLSGFVKAKPGVRLETVAGMSVDLQRKLATGEIEIALVKREPGSGECLASWPESLVWVRGGNVELPEESADEPIPLALFPHGCVYRQRAIRSLDKAQRRWRIAFGSQSLTGIQAAVSSGLGISVLPTSAVLPEHRLCAGLPQLPPTELALVTSGGVLNALQLALVEFLRAEIKV; this is translated from the coding sequence ATGCTTGATCTCGAACTGTTGAACACCCTGATTTGCGTCGTCGACGAGGGTAGTTTCACGCGCGCGGGCGAGCGTGTGCACCGAACACAATCCACGGTGAGCCAGCAGGTGCGCAAACTGGAAGAACTGGTCGGCCGGACTCTGCTGCTGCGCGATCGCACCGGCAATCAGGTCACGGCGACCGAGCATGGCGAGTTGCTCGCCCAATACGCGCGCCGGCTGCTGGCGTTGGCACAGGAAGCACAGGACGCACTGGTCAGCGACGTGGAACTGACGCCGGTTCGTATCGGCGTGCCGGAAGATTTCGACGCGCGGCGCATGTCGGCAATGCTGTCAGGTTTCGTCAAGGCAAAACCCGGCGTGCGGCTGGAGACGGTTGCAGGAATGAGTGTCGATCTGCAACGCAAGCTGGCGACGGGCGAGATCGAGATCGCGTTGGTCAAGCGCGAACCGGGCAGTGGCGAGTGCCTCGCATCCTGGCCGGAATCGCTGGTTTGGGTGCGGGGTGGGAATGTCGAATTGCCGGAAGAGTCGGCGGATGAACCTATTCCGCTAGCGCTGTTTCCTCACGGCTGCGTGTACCGGCAACGCGCGATTCGCAGCCTCGACAAGGCGCAGCGGCGCTGGCGCATCGCGTTTGGAAGCCAAAGTCTCACTGGCATTCAGGCGGCGGTTTCGTCGGGGCTAGGGATTTCGGTGTTGCCCACGTCGGCGGTGCTTCCTGAGCATCGCCTGTGCGCGGGCTTGCCACAGTTGCCGCCCACGGAGCTTGCTCTGGTGACATCTGGTGGCGTGCTCAATGCGCTTCAGTTGGCGTTGGTCGAATTCCTGAGGGCGGAGATCAAGGTTTAA
- a CDS encoding response regulator → MNSNFEDRERGDDPSASQSGRLQNGAPIRVLVVDDSRPSADALSAYLQAGGMSVRTVYHGSDALKEARAWIPDCIVLDVAMPGLSGIGVAAALRRIEATGKIPLLAYTAFDTTDYLREMKEAGFDAVCRKPAELTQLEGTIFRLLGHKTVDDRQAVSSTTALARAEPGADTIE, encoded by the coding sequence ATGAACTCCAATTTTGAAGACCGGGAACGCGGGGATGATCCCAGCGCAAGCCAGAGCGGCCGCCTGCAGAACGGGGCGCCTATTCGGGTGCTCGTCGTCGACGATTCGCGCCCGTCGGCAGACGCTCTTAGTGCATATCTGCAAGCCGGCGGAATGAGCGTGCGAACCGTCTATCACGGCTCGGATGCCCTGAAAGAAGCGCGGGCGTGGATACCGGACTGCATTGTTCTGGATGTCGCCATGCCGGGTCTATCCGGCATCGGCGTGGCGGCGGCGCTCCGGAGAATCGAGGCGACCGGTAAAATTCCTCTTCTGGCATACACCGCATTCGATACTACCGATTACCTCAGGGAAATGAAGGAAGCTGGTTTCGACGCCGTCTGCCGCAAGCCTGCCGAGCTGACCCAGCTCGAAGGCACGATCTTCAGATTGCTCGGGCATAAAACAGTGGATGACCGTCAGGCTGTGTCATCCACTACCGCGCTTGCGCGCGCCGAGCCGGGGGCGGACACGATCGAATGA
- a CDS encoding NADH-quinone oxidoreductase subunit B family protein yields MWQLLKQIARTGTPDERVPQADDAWHTESRQIQQDILDVLGRALCIREIDAGSCNGCELEINALSNPYYNIEGLGIRIVASPRHADMLLVTGPLTLNMREAVWQAYEATPHPKLVVAAGECACTGGMFRDSYAVCGPLSTLLPVDVTIPGCPPPPIDILRGILTALRVKHTTAPQG; encoded by the coding sequence ATGTGGCAACTTCTCAAACAGATCGCGCGAACCGGCACGCCCGACGAACGGGTGCCGCAAGCCGACGACGCGTGGCATACCGAGAGCCGGCAGATCCAGCAGGACATCCTCGATGTGCTCGGGCGGGCCCTGTGCATCCGCGAGATCGACGCAGGCTCCTGCAACGGCTGCGAGCTGGAAATCAACGCGCTCAGCAATCCCTATTACAACATCGAGGGATTAGGCATCCGGATCGTCGCGAGCCCCCGGCATGCGGACATGCTGCTCGTTACCGGCCCGTTGACGCTGAACATGAGGGAAGCCGTGTGGCAGGCCTACGAGGCGACGCCTCATCCCAAACTGGTGGTCGCCGCCGGCGAGTGTGCGTGTACGGGCGGTATGTTCAGGGATAGCTATGCCGTCTGCGGGCCGCTCTCGACACTCCTTCCGGTCGACGTGACGATCCCGGGATGTCCGCCGCCGCCCATTGATATTCTCAGAGGTATTCTCACTGCGCTTCGGGTTAAACATACGACAGCGCCACAGGGTTGA
- a CDS encoding hydrogenase 4 subunit F, whose protein sequence is MTEAWVLLLVFAIPLFAGASLALVGQHHVAAELNVGFSFLTFAAAALLAVQTVAHGPAFALGKLFFVDPLNVFLVALTAFVGWTTSIFSKPYMRIERDRGRMTGPRMRLYHSMYQLFIFAMLLALLTNNMGILWVAMEAATLATVLLVSVYRTAASLEAAWKYFILCGVGIAQALFGTILLYLAASRQLGGDEALLWTSLNAVKGSLDPTIISLAFVFLLIGYGTKVGLVPMHNWLPDAHAEGPTPISAVLSGLLLNVALYAVLRCKVLADGALHNGLPGNLLIGFGLVSVLVATFSLFRQKDVKRLFSYSSIEHMGLMTFAFGLGGPIATFAGLLHMTVHSLVKSAIFFTVGHAAQKAGTQAIDDIRGLLRVSPTVGWGMMLGTLAILGMPPFGVFASEFLILTTAMRKLPWATPFLLLALAVAFAAIFARVQGMVFGDTSVKPLEHSPALLPVFVHLGIGLMLGLYIPPYLATWYRQAAAMIAG, encoded by the coding sequence ATGACTGAAGCCTGGGTACTGCTGCTGGTTTTCGCCATCCCGCTCTTCGCGGGCGCAAGTCTGGCGCTCGTGGGACAACACCACGTGGCGGCGGAACTCAATGTCGGGTTCAGTTTCCTGACCTTTGCTGCCGCCGCGCTGCTCGCCGTGCAAACCGTGGCGCACGGACCTGCATTCGCGCTCGGCAAGCTCTTCTTCGTCGATCCGCTCAACGTATTTCTGGTCGCGCTGACCGCCTTTGTCGGCTGGACCACGTCGATCTTTTCAAAGCCGTACATGCGCATCGAGCGGGACCGCGGCAGGATGACCGGCCCGCGCATGCGCCTCTACCACAGCATGTACCAGCTGTTCATCTTTGCGATGCTGCTCGCGCTGCTCACCAACAACATGGGCATTCTGTGGGTCGCGATGGAAGCCGCCACGCTCGCCACCGTGCTGCTCGTCAGCGTATATCGCACCGCGGCCAGCCTGGAAGCCGCGTGGAAGTACTTCATTCTGTGCGGCGTGGGCATCGCACAGGCGCTGTTCGGCACGATCCTGCTCTATCTTGCGGCGAGCCGGCAGCTCGGCGGCGACGAAGCGCTGCTCTGGACCAGCCTGAACGCGGTCAAAGGAAGTCTCGACCCGACCATCATTTCACTCGCATTCGTGTTCCTGCTGATCGGCTATGGCACCAAGGTCGGCCTGGTGCCCATGCACAACTGGCTGCCCGATGCGCACGCCGAAGGCCCCACGCCGATTTCGGCGGTGCTGTCCGGCCTGCTGCTCAACGTCGCGCTCTATGCGGTGCTGCGTTGCAAGGTGCTGGCCGACGGCGCGCTCCACAACGGCCTGCCGGGCAACCTGCTGATCGGCTTCGGGCTCGTCTCGGTGCTGGTCGCGACCTTTTCGCTGTTCCGGCAAAAAGACGTCAAGCGGCTCTTTTCGTATTCGTCGATCGAGCATATGGGCCTGATGACATTCGCCTTCGGGCTCGGCGGCCCCATTGCGACCTTCGCAGGCCTGCTGCACATGACAGTGCATTCGCTGGTGAAGTCGGCGATCTTCTTCACCGTCGGGCATGCGGCCCAGAAGGCCGGCACCCAGGCAATCGACGACATTCGCGGCTTGTTGCGCGTCAGCCCGACCGTTGGATGGGGGATGATGCTCGGGACGCTCGCGATCCTCGGCATGCCGCCATTCGGCGTCTTCGCAAGCGAGTTCCTGATCCTGACCACCGCGATGCGCAAACTCCCGTGGGCCACACCCTTTCTGCTACTCGCCCTTGCCGTGGCGTTCGCGGCGATTTTCGCGCGCGTGCAGGGCATGGTGTTCGGCGATACGAGCGTCAAGCCTCTCGAACATTCGCCGGCGCTGCTGCCGGTGTTCGTCCATCTCGGCATCGGCCTGATGCTGGGGCTCTATATTCCTCCGTATCTTGCGACGTGGTATCGGCAAGCGGCGGCCATGATCGCGGGGTAA
- a CDS encoding aldolase, which produces MAHTLLSVGSPVPSRDVRLDSDAVMEARIELAACFQLAAQHGLEEGICNHFSAVVPGRDDLFFVNPYGYAFGEITASRLLVCDVDGHVVDGEGKPEATAFYIHARLHRLMPRVKAAFHTHMPNATALCLLEGPPLLWLGQTALKFYGRTAVDEHYNGLALDESEGDRIAAAMGDADILFLKNHGVMVAGASIAEAWDDLYYLERAAEVQLKAMSSNRALKPVPHDVAQRAYEQMRLGDKESARAHLDSSIRELHRRGITFDK; this is translated from the coding sequence ATGGCGCATACACTTTTATCCGTCGGCTCCCCGGTGCCGTCACGCGACGTGCGACTCGACTCAGACGCCGTCATGGAGGCTCGTATCGAACTGGCCGCGTGTTTTCAACTCGCGGCACAGCATGGCCTGGAGGAAGGGATTTGCAATCACTTCTCGGCCGTAGTCCCTGGCCGCGACGATCTGTTCTTTGTGAATCCGTATGGCTACGCGTTCGGCGAAATCACCGCGTCGCGGCTTCTGGTTTGCGATGTCGACGGACATGTAGTCGACGGTGAAGGGAAACCGGAAGCGACCGCGTTTTATATCCATGCGCGATTGCACCGGTTGATGCCGCGCGTGAAAGCGGCGTTTCACACGCACATGCCGAACGCGACAGCGCTTTGCCTGCTGGAAGGGCCACCGCTGCTGTGGCTTGGGCAGACGGCGTTGAAGTTTTACGGCCGCACGGCCGTCGATGAGCATTACAACGGTTTGGCACTGGACGAGTCGGAAGGAGACCGCATCGCCGCGGCAATGGGCGATGCGGACATCCTCTTCCTGAAGAATCACGGCGTGATGGTGGCGGGCGCAAGCATCGCGGAAGCGTGGGACGACCTGTACTACCTGGAACGCGCTGCAGAGGTTCAACTCAAGGCGATGAGTTCCAATCGGGCACTCAAGCCCGTGCCTCACGATGTCGCACAGCGCGCGTACGAGCAAATGCGTCTTGGCGACAAGGAAAGCGCTCGCGCGCACCTCGACAGCAGCATTCGGGAACTACATAGACGCGGAATTACGTTCGATAAGTGA
- a CDS encoding formate hydrogenlyase encodes MHGFATQIINFLAAILLLLSFAMLSQRRILSLIHLYTLQGLTLVSANLVLGYVTADSHLYISALLTLVLKVGLIPWILYKLVQRLNVRTDVEPLLNIPATLLVGIVLVIIAFNVASPISLLASSVARGTLGIALACVLLSFMMMITRAKAIPQVIGFLSMENGLFFAAAAATNGMPMIVELGIGLDVLVGILILGVFMFQIREQFDSLDIHHLEKLKDD; translated from the coding sequence ATGCACGGATTCGCCACGCAGATCATCAACTTTCTGGCCGCCATCCTGCTGCTACTGTCGTTTGCGATGCTCAGCCAGCGCCGGATCCTGTCGCTGATCCACCTCTACACGCTGCAGGGCCTGACGCTCGTATCCGCCAACCTGGTGCTCGGTTACGTGACCGCCGACTCGCACCTCTACATTTCCGCGCTCTTGACCCTCGTGCTCAAGGTCGGCCTGATTCCCTGGATTCTCTACAAGCTCGTGCAGCGGCTCAATGTCAGGACGGATGTCGAACCGCTCCTCAACATTCCCGCCACACTGCTGGTGGGCATCGTGCTCGTGATCATCGCGTTCAACGTTGCCTCGCCGATCAGTCTGCTTGCGTCATCGGTCGCGCGCGGCACGCTCGGCATTGCGCTCGCCTGCGTGCTGCTGTCGTTCATGATGATGATCACGCGGGCCAAGGCAATTCCCCAGGTAATCGGTTTCCTCTCGATGGAAAACGGCCTGTTTTTCGCCGCTGCTGCGGCGACGAACGGTATGCCGATGATCGTCGAACTCGGCATCGGGCTCGATGTGCTGGTCGGCATTCTGATTCTCGGCGTGTTCATGTTTCAGATTCGCGAGCAGTTCGACAGTCTGGACATTCATCACCTTGAAAAACTCAAAGATGACTGA
- a CDS encoding haloacid dehalogenase type II has translation MSLHNTSRPLWLTFDCYGTLIQWDEGLRAAVDEILRTKHGNDVDPAKLIEVYDRHEHALEQTPPHRSFHKVAGDGLRLALEELGLHSDQDDIRVLTDGISAMPPFPEVVSTLRRLKEEGYRLCIVSNTDDDIISGNVAQLGGYIDRVITAQQAGAYKPARRLFDYAHEQLGVTKDDVVHICASPHLDHAAARDIGFRCVWIDRGTGRTLLPDYTPDATLATLDRVPPLFTSLGW, from the coding sequence ATGTCACTTCACAACACAAGTCGCCCACTGTGGCTCACTTTCGACTGCTACGGCACGCTGATTCAATGGGATGAAGGCCTGCGGGCGGCCGTCGACGAGATTCTCCGGACGAAACACGGCAATGACGTCGATCCGGCAAAACTCATCGAGGTCTATGACCGGCACGAACATGCGCTGGAGCAGACACCTCCGCATCGCTCGTTTCACAAGGTGGCCGGCGACGGTTTGCGTCTTGCGCTCGAAGAACTCGGTTTGCACAGCGATCAGGACGACATCCGCGTGCTGACTGATGGCATCTCCGCGATGCCGCCGTTTCCCGAGGTGGTCTCCACGTTGCGGCGGCTGAAGGAAGAAGGCTATCGCCTCTGTATCGTGTCGAATACCGACGACGACATCATCTCAGGCAACGTCGCGCAGCTTGGCGGCTATATCGACCGCGTGATAACCGCGCAGCAGGCAGGCGCGTACAAACCGGCGCGAAGACTATTCGACTATGCTCATGAGCAACTCGGCGTAACGAAGGACGACGTCGTGCATATTTGCGCGAGTCCGCATCTGGATCACGCCGCCGCGCGCGATATCGGTTTTCGCTGCGTCTGGATCGATCGCGGAACGGGCCGCACCTTGCTGCCCGATTACACGCCCGACGCAACGCTCGCGACACTCGACCGGGTGCCGCCGCTGTTCACTTCTCTTGGCTGGTAA
- a CDS encoding hydrogenase large subunit, which yields MRIEAFGLPNQIRLSAFAGRSSAFLARVDPDTWMRTARTARENGGRLISLWGNEEATGTFAISAAYALEDGILWLESPVAGEGYPDLSAVFPCAARMQRAVFDLLGLRAIGAADSRPWLNHGNWPRDYHPLQKLSSGTERFHSGEEDYPFVRVDGDGVHEIAVGPIHAGVIEPGHFRFSVVGEKVLRLEERLGYAHRGIEKLFERTPLLMGHRLAGRIAGDTTVAFSWAYCMAVERALDGRIPPRAQWLRALMLERERIANHLGDLGALGNDAGFAYGLAQFSRLKEDWLRVNDEAFGHRYLMDRIVPGGVSTDIDVRFITAMQTQCERIDTEVRVMQRIYEDQSGLQDRFAGSGILSADVAEHFSVCGLVGRASGRKSDVRVDHPYAPYHEVPVQMVSDGRGDVAARVAVRFGEIYESIQLILTLLAGLPEGDVIAALEQRESPARGVGWIEGWRGDVFVALQTGADGTLSRCHCHDPSWQNWPALEHAIIGNIVPDFPLINKSFNLNYAGHDL from the coding sequence ATGCGCATCGAGGCATTCGGGCTTCCCAACCAGATACGCCTGTCGGCATTCGCCGGCAGGTCGTCCGCATTTCTGGCGCGAGTCGATCCCGACACTTGGATGAGAACGGCCAGGACCGCGCGTGAAAACGGCGGACGGCTGATCTCTCTGTGGGGCAACGAAGAGGCAACCGGCACGTTTGCGATCTCCGCCGCTTACGCGCTGGAAGACGGCATTCTCTGGCTTGAGTCGCCGGTGGCCGGGGAAGGATATCCGGATCTGTCGGCGGTATTTCCCTGCGCGGCGCGCATGCAACGCGCTGTCTTCGATCTGCTCGGGCTCCGCGCGATTGGCGCCGCGGATAGTCGGCCGTGGCTGAATCACGGCAACTGGCCGCGCGACTACCATCCGCTGCAAAAACTGTCCTCGGGCACCGAACGGTTCCACTCTGGAGAGGAGGACTATCCCTTTGTTCGCGTGGATGGCGACGGTGTCCACGAAATCGCCGTGGGGCCGATCCACGCCGGCGTGATCGAGCCCGGGCACTTCCGCTTCTCGGTGGTCGGCGAAAAGGTACTGCGGCTTGAAGAACGACTCGGCTATGCCCATCGTGGCATCGAAAAACTGTTCGAACGGACGCCTTTGCTTATGGGTCATCGGCTGGCGGGACGAATCGCAGGAGACACGACTGTCGCTTTCTCGTGGGCTTATTGCATGGCCGTGGAACGCGCGCTGGATGGACGGATTCCGCCGCGCGCACAGTGGTTGCGTGCGCTGATGCTCGAGCGTGAGCGCATTGCCAACCATCTCGGCGACCTCGGCGCGCTCGGAAACGACGCCGGGTTCGCATACGGCCTCGCGCAGTTCTCCCGGCTGAAGGAAGACTGGTTGCGCGTGAACGACGAGGCTTTCGGGCATCGCTATCTGATGGACCGGATCGTCCCCGGCGGGGTGTCGACGGACATCGACGTGCGTTTCATCACGGCGATGCAGACTCAGTGTGAGCGGATCGACACGGAGGTTCGCGTGATGCAGCGCATCTATGAGGATCAGTCAGGACTGCAGGATCGCTTCGCGGGCTCGGGGATTCTCTCCGCGGATGTGGCGGAGCACTTCAGCGTGTGCGGACTCGTGGGGCGGGCAAGCGGCCGGAAAAGCGACGTACGTGTCGATCATCCCTACGCGCCCTATCACGAGGTGCCGGTGCAGATGGTCAGCGACGGGCGCGGTGACGTGGCAGCCCGCGTCGCGGTCCGCTTCGGTGAAATCTATGAGTCGATCCAGCTGATCCTGACCTTGCTTGCCGGTCTGCCTGAAGGGGACGTCATCGCGGCGCTCGAACAGCGCGAGTCGCCGGCGCGCGGCGTAGGCTGGATCGAAGGCTGGCGCGGCGACGTATTCGTCGCCCTCCAGACCGGCGCCGACGGCACCCTTTCCCGCTGCCACTGCCATGACCCGTCATGGCAGAACTGGCCCGCGCTGGAACACGCGATCATCGGCAATATCGTTCCCGATTTTCCGCTGATCAACAAGTCGTTCAATCTGAACTACGCGGGACACGACCTGTAA
- a CDS encoding class I SAM-dependent methyltransferase: protein MSANHHHFRQALAELLKGPPGSPVPVVNDGMRTRSLRIGPFDIQSSVRKRAPFELDLPYTRAMRAFGLFQHAPRDILIVGPGGGVIAGGLHTRAKALTTSPGLDLCRHVKRMEHHHRKDSVSGYPSSGEPAVEHDI, encoded by the coding sequence TTGTCGGCCAATCACCATCATTTCAGGCAGGCGTTAGCGGAACTGTTGAAAGGGCCGCCCGGAAGTCCCGTGCCCGTGGTAAACGACGGGATGCGCACACGGTCGCTGCGCATCGGTCCATTCGACATCCAAAGCTCGGTGCGCAAGCGCGCCCCGTTCGAACTCGACCTCCCGTACACGCGGGCCATGAGGGCCTTCGGGCTCTTCCAGCACGCCCCACGAGACATCCTGATCGTGGGTCCGGGCGGAGGCGTCATTGCCGGCGGCCTCCATACCCGCGCGAAGGCGTTGACGACATCGCCGGGTCTCGACCTGTGCCGCCACGTCAAAAGAATGGAACATCATCACCGGAAGGACTCCGTTTCGGGATACCCTTCATCCGGCGAGCCTGCCGTCGAACACGACATCTGA
- a CDS encoding respiratory chain complex I subunit 1 family protein — translation MITLSGLISQGLEILLALAAAPLLTGWVNMCRARLQNRRAPSIWQPYRMLHKLFNKESVVASHASPIFRGAPYVVWACMTLACAIVPTLSTDLPLSPAADAIALVGLFALARVTLSLAAMDIGTAFGTLGARREMLVGFLAEPALLMVLFSASLITQSTLLTSIVATLSHRELAIYPSLAFAGIAFTMVSLAENARLPVDNPTTHLELTMIHEALILEYSGRHLALMEWAASLKLFAYSCIGVALFIPWGIAEAGNPTALLFAIPALFVKLLVGGAALAIVETSNAKMRIFRVPEFLATAFLLAVIGMLVHFLLGA, via the coding sequence ATGATCACGCTCTCCGGACTGATCTCGCAGGGGCTCGAAATCCTGCTCGCGCTGGCGGCCGCTCCGCTGCTCACGGGCTGGGTCAACATGTGCCGCGCCCGCTTGCAAAACCGCCGCGCGCCGAGCATCTGGCAGCCGTACCGGATGCTCCACAAGCTGTTCAACAAGGAGTCCGTGGTCGCCAGCCACGCAAGCCCGATATTCCGCGGTGCGCCTTATGTGGTCTGGGCATGCATGACGCTCGCCTGCGCGATCGTGCCGACGCTCTCCACCGACCTGCCGCTCTCGCCTGCCGCGGACGCAATCGCGCTGGTCGGCCTGTTCGCGCTGGCCCGTGTGACGCTTTCGCTGGCCGCGATGGATATCGGCACCGCGTTCGGCACGCTCGGCGCGCGCCGCGAAATGCTGGTGGGGTTCCTCGCGGAACCCGCCTTGCTGATGGTCCTGTTCTCGGCATCGCTGATCACGCAGTCCACCTTGCTGACCAGCATCGTCGCCACGCTCAGTCACCGCGAACTGGCCATCTATCCGAGTCTTGCCTTCGCGGGCATTGCGTTCACGATGGTGTCGCTCGCCGAAAATGCGCGTCTGCCCGTCGATAACCCAACCACCCATCTCGAACTCACGATGATCCACGAGGCGTTGATCCTCGAATATTCGGGCCGCCATCTCGCCCTGATGGAATGGGCCGCGAGTCTCAAGCTGTTCGCGTACTCGTGCATCGGCGTTGCGCTGTTCATTCCGTGGGGGATTGCCGAGGCCGGCAATCCGACGGCGCTGCTGTTCGCGATCCCCGCGCTCTTCGTCAAACTTCTGGTGGGCGGCGCGGCACTCGCGATAGTCGAGACGAGCAACGCGAAGATGCGCATTTTCCGCGTCCCCGAGTTTCTCGCCACGGCCTTCCTGCTGGCCGTCATCGGAATGCTCGTTCATTTTCTGCTGGGGGCATGA
- the hyfB gene encoding hydrogenase 4 subunit B: protein MEHLLVIHYVLLVIAGWLVVSVLGLASLRRTRVVAHGLFPIGAMFGLALFGLGLTGVFAGPQEIILPLGLPDLPFHLRLDGLSAYFLAVLGVVSTGVSAFSAGYFRKGEGTPPGLLCFEYHVCLASMATLLLADDAYSFMVAWETMTVSAVFLVMTNHRIAEIRRAAYLYFLISHVGALALLLCFGLLQANTGDYTFANMRQQHLDVFWASAAFLLALFGFGAKAGVFPLHVWLPEAHPAAPSPVSALMSGFILKAGLYGILRTVFDLLHVQLWWWGVFVLALGLFTALFGVVFSAIQTDMKRLLAYSSIDNIGLMFVSMGLAILFRAYGMNTLAALSLTALFYQIASHATFKSLLFLGTGSVLHATGERNLGRLGGLIRVMPWTAWAALVGAFASAGLPPLSGFVSEWLLLQSFLFTPGLPNPFLNMVVPLVAALIALVAALAGYTMVKFFGIVFLGQPREPKLAQARDASRWERVGFVWLAAICVLLGLLPVQFVAVLDHVTRMLVGTGIGEAVARNGWLLLAPTSVDRASYMPAVFLLFFCACCGLAWLLVRRLYHGRLRRAAPWACGYPFVTARMQDTAEGFGQPIREIFTPLFKIERRLPSPFDQHPVYSVTVTDRAWTLIYAPLERLIMRIAALAGRLQTGRIAMYLMHSFIVLIVLLMLVRR, encoded by the coding sequence ATGGAACACCTGCTGGTCATCCACTACGTGCTGCTGGTCATCGCAGGCTGGCTGGTCGTCAGCGTGCTGGGACTCGCCAGCCTGCGACGGACGCGCGTGGTAGCGCACGGGCTGTTTCCGATCGGCGCAATGTTTGGCCTGGCTCTGTTCGGGCTGGGTCTGACCGGTGTTTTCGCCGGTCCTCAGGAAATCATCCTGCCGCTCGGACTGCCCGATCTCCCCTTTCATCTCCGGCTGGATGGCCTGTCGGCGTATTTCCTCGCTGTGCTCGGCGTGGTGAGCACGGGCGTGAGCGCGTTCTCCGCCGGTTATTTCCGCAAGGGCGAAGGCACGCCGCCGGGATTACTCTGCTTCGAATATCACGTGTGTCTCGCGAGCATGGCGACGCTGTTACTGGCAGACGACGCGTACAGCTTCATGGTCGCGTGGGAAACGATGACCGTGTCGGCAGTTTTCCTTGTCATGACCAATCACCGCATCGCGGAGATCCGTCGAGCCGCTTACCTCTACTTCCTGATCTCCCATGTCGGCGCGCTCGCGCTCCTGTTGTGTTTCGGCTTGCTGCAAGCCAATACCGGCGACTATACGTTTGCCAACATGCGCCAACAGCATCTCGACGTATTCTGGGCATCCGCGGCATTCCTGCTGGCGCTATTCGGCTTCGGCGCAAAGGCGGGGGTGTTCCCCTTGCATGTGTGGCTGCCCGAGGCCCATCCGGCCGCGCCGTCACCGGTGTCCGCTCTCATGAGCGGCTTTATCCTGAAGGCGGGTCTCTACGGCATTCTGCGCACGGTGTTCGATCTGCTGCATGTCCAGTTGTGGTGGTGGGGAGTCTTCGTGCTGGCGCTCGGACTTTTCACCGCCCTGTTCGGCGTCGTGTTCAGCGCGATCCAGACAGACATGAAACGGCTGCTCGCGTATTCGTCGATCGACAACATCGGCCTGATGTTCGTCAGCATGGGACTCGCGATCCTGTTTCGCGCGTACGGCATGAACACGCTCGCCGCGCTCTCGCTGACGGCGCTGTTCTACCAGATCGCAAGCCACGCGACGTTCAAAAGCCTGCTGTTTCTCGGCACGGGTTCCGTGCTTCATGCCACCGGCGAACGTAATCTCGGCCGTTTGGGCGGATTGATCCGCGTCATGCCGTGGACTGCATGGGCGGCGCTCGTGGGCGCGTTTGCGAGCGCCGGACTGCCGCCGTTGAGCGGCTTCGTCTCCGAATGGCTGTTGCTGCAGAGCTTTCTGTTCACGCCGGGCTTGCCGAACCCGTTCCTGAATATGGTGGTACCGCTGGTCGCGGCGTTGATCGCGCTGGTAGCCGCGCTGGCGGGCTATACGATGGTCAAGTTCTTCGGCATCGTCTTTCTGGGTCAACCGAGGGAGCCGAAGCTGGCGCAAGCGCGCGACGCGAGCCGTTGGGAGCGCGTCGGCTTCGTCTGGCTGGCGGCGATATGCGTGTTGCTCGGGCTGCTGCCGGTGCAGTTCGTGGCCGTGCTGGACCACGTGACCCGAATGCTGGTGGGAACCGGCATCGGCGAGGCCGTCGCGCGCAATGGCTGGCTGCTGCTTGCGCCCACCAGCGTAGACCGGGCCAGCTATATGCCGGCGGTTTTTCTGCTGTTCTTCTGCGCGTGCTGCGGGCTCGCCTGGTTACTGGTCCGCCGTCTCTACCACGGGCGCCTGAGGCGCGCGGCGCCGTGGGCCTGCGGCTATCCGTTCGTCACCGCGCGCATGCAGGACACCGCCGAAGGGTTCGGGCAACCCATCCGCGAAATCTTCACGCCGCTATTCAAAATCGAGCGCCGTCTGCCTTCGCCGTTCGACCAACACCCCGTGTACAGCGTCACCGTGACGGATCGCGCGTGGACCCTGATCTATGCGCCACTGGAACGGCTGATCATGCGCATCGCGGCATTGGCCGGGCGGCTTCAGACCGGCCGCATTGCCATGTATCTGATGCATAGCTTCATTGTGCTGATCGTGCTGCTGATGCTGGTGAGACGATGA